One window of the Pedobacter ginsengisoli genome contains the following:
- a CDS encoding cell division protein FtsQ/DivIB, which yields MFKRINWRSVFKGFAWIVSLAGIIVLMSFVSIKKNTVTCTNVKILIPGADNFIEREEVDAILKQSQGVLIGKNLEQINLEDIEKKLKANPYIAFATVYADMNGVIHINVKQRQPILRIINASDQDFYIDRNGLKMPISPNFTASVLVANGKILEHFSGKVDTLITKLAKDLYKTASYIKQDTLWDAQIEQLVVDSKNDIQLVPRVGNQRIILGTADSLEVKMRNLRAFYNKAMPKVGWDTYKTINIKYTNQVVCEKNMVDSLTGKRLDTLEKKPIDTVPREEMPDELKEDN from the coding sequence ATGTTTAAGAGGATAAATTGGAGATCGGTATTTAAAGGTTTTGCCTGGATTGTTAGTCTGGCAGGAATTATAGTGCTTATGAGTTTTGTGAGCATTAAGAAGAATACTGTGACCTGTACCAATGTTAAAATCTTAATTCCGGGGGCTGATAATTTTATTGAAAGGGAAGAAGTAGACGCGATTTTAAAACAGAGCCAGGGGGTTTTGATAGGGAAAAATCTGGAACAGATTAACCTGGAAGATATTGAAAAGAAATTAAAAGCTAATCCTTACATCGCTTTTGCAACTGTTTATGCTGATATGAATGGGGTTATTCATATTAATGTTAAACAGCGCCAGCCTATATTAAGGATTATAAATGCCAGTGATCAGGATTTCTATATCGACAGAAATGGATTGAAAATGCCAATTTCTCCAAATTTTACGGCCAGCGTATTGGTTGCGAATGGAAAAATACTGGAACATTTTAGCGGTAAGGTAGATACTTTAATTACCAAACTGGCAAAAGACTTATATAAAACTGCATCTTATATAAAGCAGGACACGCTTTGGGATGCGCAGATTGAGCAATTGGTTGTGGATAGTAAAAATGACATTCAGTTGGTACCAAGGGTGGGTAACCAGCGGATCATTTTGGGAACTGCAGATTCTTTAGAGGTTAAAATGAGAAATCTGCGCGCCTTTTACAATAAAGCAATGCCAAAGGTGGGATGGGATACCTATAAAACCATCAATATTAAATATACTAACCAGGTTGTTTGTGAAAAGAACATGGTTGATTCTTTAACAGGGAAGAGGTTAGATACTCTGGAGAAGAAGCCGATAGATACGGTACCCCGGGAAGAGATGCCGGATGAACTAAAGGAAGATAATTAA
- the murC gene encoding UDP-N-acetylmuramate--L-alanine ligase, which translates to MELDNIKRVYFVGIGGIGMSALARYFIKRKCIVCGYDKTKTNLTTALEQEGILISYVDNEDTLPNCFTEDDTETLVVYTPAIPKNSQILNYFKGHGFKLKKRSEVLGIISKGQFCIAVAGTHGKTTTSSVVAHILTDTGYGCTAFLGGIATNYNSNFLIGNNNVVVVEADEYDRSFLTLHPDISVITSMDADHLDIYGDASHLQESFKLFAAQLKPEGTLFAKKGLPIAGSISYSADMDSEVRAKNIRVEHASFVFDYQDADHLIEGISLMLPGKHNVENTVAAIAVALKLGIDPDKIKAAVANFKGVKRRFEYIVNSPEHIYIDDYAHHPEELRACFNAVRQLYPDKKLTVIFQPHLFTRTRDFADDFAKVLSTADDLVLLEIYPARELPLEGINSQYLLDKISLEDKEICGKDLVVARIKNKQPELLLTVGAGDIDTLIQPLKTLLTNV; encoded by the coding sequence ATGGAACTGGACAATATAAAAAGAGTTTATTTTGTAGGTATTGGTGGAATTGGGATGAGTGCCCTTGCCCGTTATTTTATAAAAAGAAAGTGTATTGTTTGCGGTTATGATAAAACGAAAACAAACCTTACAACTGCTCTTGAGCAGGAAGGCATCCTGATATCGTATGTGGATAATGAGGATACTTTGCCGAATTGCTTTACTGAGGACGATACAGAAACATTGGTGGTTTATACACCTGCCATACCTAAGAATTCGCAGATACTGAATTACTTTAAAGGTCATGGTTTTAAACTTAAAAAACGTTCAGAGGTTTTGGGTATCATTAGCAAAGGGCAGTTTTGTATTGCTGTTGCCGGTACACATGGTAAAACCACTACCTCATCAGTAGTTGCACATATTTTAACTGACACCGGTTATGGCTGTACTGCATTTTTAGGAGGAATAGCCACCAATTATAACAGTAATTTTTTAATTGGTAATAACAATGTTGTGGTGGTAGAGGCTGATGAATATGATCGTTCATTTTTGACCTTGCACCCGGATATTTCAGTGATTACTTCTATGGATGCGGATCATCTGGATATTTATGGTGATGCATCGCATTTGCAGGAATCATTTAAATTGTTTGCTGCTCAGCTAAAGCCTGAGGGAACGCTGTTTGCTAAAAAAGGCTTGCCTATTGCCGGTTCAATAAGCTATAGTGCGGATATGGACTCGGAGGTTAGGGCTAAAAACATCAGAGTAGAGCATGCAAGCTTCGTGTTTGATTATCAGGATGCGGATCATTTGATTGAAGGGATAAGCCTGATGCTGCCCGGAAAGCATAATGTAGAAAACACTGTGGCAGCAATTGCTGTTGCTTTAAAGCTGGGGATTGACCCGGATAAAATAAAAGCTGCTGTAGCAAACTTTAAGGGTGTTAAAAGGAGATTTGAATACATTGTAAATTCTCCGGAGCACATTTATATAGATGATTATGCCCACCACCCTGAAGAATTGAGAGCTTGCTTTAATGCGGTAAGACAATTGTATCCTGATAAGAAATTGACAGTAATCTTTCAGCCGCATTTGTTTACCCGTACCCGTGATTTTGCAGATGATTTTGCAAAAGTTTTAAGCACTGCTGATGATTTGGTACTGCTGGAAATTTATCCGGCCAGGGAATTGCCTCTGGAGGGTATAAATTCGCAGTATTTGCTGGATAAGATCTCTTTGGAAGACAAAGAGATATGTGGAAAAGATTTAGTTGTGGCGCGCATAAAGAACAAGCAGCCTGAGTTACTTTTAACTGTAGGTGCCGGTGATATAGATACATTGATACAACCCCTAAAAACCTTGTTGACAAATGTTTAA
- the ftsZ gene encoding cell division protein FtsZ, whose protein sequence is MQFEMLKDKSSIIKVIGVGGGGGNAVNHMYRSGITGVDFIICNTDAQALEFSPIPNKVQLGASLTEGMGAGSIPEVGKNSAIENIDDIKQMLGSTTKMLFITAGMGGGTGTGASPIIAKAAKELDILTVAIITTPFAFEGKRRKMQANDGLDELKKYVDSYLVISNDRLREIFGNLTLGSAFAQADDILTTAAKGIAEIITVPGYINVDFKDVRTVMKDSGVSIMGSFACEGENRALNAVEGALASPLLKDNEIEGARYILLNISSGTQEVTMDEVTIITDYIQEKAGLSADLIWGNCIDENLGERLSVTIIATGFQTKEQREEDKKNVKKISLLTPEEAPMVRPVEPVNSFIQPKADVPAQEPVMKAKEEIKQSDLFGDLFNINKTRKVDEPENTVVRHTLIEEEPVQETQQESAGFEFEIKLAETDFVFETPASVFNNDVEAHKEEILEVGADDDKNDESIEDQLKKSKERILRLKDLSMKLRTSNGLQELENEPAYKRKQMQLQQVQHSSESQVSRFTLSNDEDGSTEIRPNNSFLHDNVD, encoded by the coding sequence ATGCAGTTTGAAATGTTAAAAGATAAGTCGTCAATCATCAAAGTAATTGGTGTTGGTGGCGGTGGAGGTAATGCGGTAAACCATATGTACCGTTCTGGAATTACAGGTGTTGACTTTATCATTTGTAATACTGATGCTCAGGCACTGGAGTTTAGTCCGATCCCTAACAAAGTTCAGCTTGGTGCAAGTTTAACTGAAGGTATGGGTGCGGGTTCTATTCCGGAAGTTGGGAAAAATTCGGCGATAGAGAATATTGACGATATTAAGCAGATGTTGGGCAGCACTACAAAAATGTTGTTCATCACGGCAGGAATGGGTGGTGGTACCGGAACGGGTGCCAGTCCTATTATCGCTAAAGCTGCAAAAGAATTAGATATTTTAACGGTAGCCATTATTACTACACCTTTTGCCTTTGAAGGTAAAAGACGTAAAATGCAGGCTAACGATGGATTGGATGAACTGAAAAAATATGTAGATTCTTACCTGGTTATTTCTAACGATAGATTACGTGAAATATTCGGTAACCTTACTTTAGGTTCAGCATTTGCTCAGGCAGATGATATTTTAACAACTGCAGCTAAAGGAATTGCCGAGATTATAACGGTGCCAGGATATATCAACGTGGATTTTAAAGATGTGCGTACCGTTATGAAAGATAGCGGCGTATCTATAATGGGTAGTTTTGCCTGCGAAGGTGAAAACAGAGCTTTAAATGCTGTTGAAGGTGCTTTAGCTTCCCCATTATTGAAAGATAATGAGATTGAAGGTGCCAGATATATTTTATTGAACATTAGTTCTGGTACACAGGAAGTAACAATGGATGAGGTTACCATTATAACTGATTATATTCAGGAGAAGGCTGGTCTTTCTGCAGATTTGATCTGGGGTAACTGTATTGATGAGAATCTTGGTGAAAGATTGTCTGTAACCATTATTGCTACCGGTTTCCAAACTAAAGAACAGCGCGAAGAAGACAAAAAGAACGTTAAAAAAATCTCTTTGTTAACTCCTGAAGAGGCACCTATGGTGCGTCCGGTAGAGCCTGTTAACTCTTTTATACAGCCTAAAGCTGATGTTCCTGCCCAGGAACCGGTAATGAAAGCTAAAGAAGAGATAAAGCAATCTGATCTTTTCGGTGATTTATTTAATATCAATAAAACCAGAAAAGTTGATGAACCTGAAAATACAGTTGTAAGACATACTTTAATTGAAGAAGAACCGGTTCAGGAAACTCAACAGGAGTCTGCAGGTTTTGAGTTTGAAATTAAACTCGCTGAAACGGATTTCGTATTTGAAACTCCTGCATCAGTATTCAATAATGATGTTGAAGCTCATAAGGAAGAGATTCTTGAAGTGGGAGCTGATGACGATAAAAACGATGAATCAATAGAAGATCAGCTTAAAAAATCGAAAGAAAGAATTTTAAGATTAAAAGATCTTAGCATGAAATTAAGAACCAGCAATGGTTTGCAGGAGTTAGAGAATGAGCCGGCTTATAAACGTAAGCAAATGCAATTGCAGCAGGTTCAGCATTCATCTGAATCTCAGGTTTCCAGATTTACGTTAAGTAATGATGAAGATGGATCAACTGAAATCAGACCTAACAACTCGTTTCTTCATGATAATGTTGATTAA
- the mraY gene encoding phospho-N-acetylmuramoyl-pentapeptide-transferase yields the protein MLYYLFEYLNQNYEFPGLRLFQYITFRTSLAVIISLIITTVYGRRLINYLQKMQVGETVRNLGLEGQMQKQGTPTMGGIIILLGILVPTLLFANLTNIYVILMIVTTVWMGVIGFVDDYIKVFRKNKEGLAGRFKIVGQVGLALIIGWTMYFNPNIVVRQTVDEGANAKVTAGIAAKTTAPMVLRQKGESFYYTQDVKSTLTNVPFYKNNEFDYAKVLKFLGPGYEKYAVMVFLVFVVIIVTAVSNGANITDGIDGLATGTSAIIGLTLGLLAYVSGNTVIADYLNIMYIPNSGELMIFAGAFVGACVGFLWYNSYPAQVFMGDTGSLAIGGIIAAFAIMIRKELLIPILCGVFLIENLSVIIQVSYFKYTKRRFGEGRRIFLMSPLHHHYQKKGYHEAKIVTRFWIIGILLAIITIITLKLR from the coding sequence ATGTTGTATTATTTATTCGAGTATCTAAATCAGAACTATGAGTTCCCCGGCTTGCGGTTGTTTCAATACATCACCTTCCGTACCTCTTTGGCTGTAATTATTTCGCTGATCATTACTACTGTGTATGGCAGAAGGCTGATCAATTATCTGCAAAAGATGCAGGTAGGTGAAACTGTGAGGAACCTTGGTTTAGAAGGCCAGATGCAAAAACAGGGTACGCCTACTATGGGGGGGATTATTATTTTGCTGGGTATTTTGGTACCTACATTATTGTTTGCCAACCTGACCAATATTTATGTGATTTTAATGATTGTAACCACCGTTTGGATGGGGGTTATTGGCTTTGTTGACGATTACATTAAGGTTTTTAGAAAAAATAAGGAAGGATTAGCCGGACGCTTTAAGATTGTTGGACAGGTTGGACTGGCGCTTATTATTGGCTGGACGATGTACTTTAACCCGAATATTGTAGTAAGGCAAACTGTTGATGAGGGTGCAAATGCTAAGGTAACTGCCGGCATAGCTGCAAAGACTACTGCACCAATGGTTTTGAGACAAAAAGGGGAGAGCTTTTATTATACTCAGGATGTGAAATCGACCCTGACCAATGTTCCTTTCTACAAAAATAACGAGTTCGATTACGCCAAAGTGCTTAAGTTTTTAGGCCCTGGCTATGAGAAATATGCGGTAATGGTTTTCCTGGTATTTGTGGTTATTATAGTAACTGCAGTATCAAACGGAGCCAATATTACGGATGGTATTGATGGGTTGGCTACGGGTACTTCGGCCATTATTGGTTTAACACTGGGATTATTGGCCTATGTGTCAGGTAATACGGTGATTGCAGATTACCTGAACATTATGTATATCCCTAATTCGGGTGAGCTGATGATTTTTGCGGGTGCTTTTGTGGGTGCTTGTGTAGGTTTTTTATGGTACAACTCTTATCCGGCCCAGGTATTTATGGGGGATACGGGAAGTTTGGCCATTGGCGGTATCATTGCGGCTTTTGCCATTATGATTAGAAAAGAATTGTTGATTCCGATTTTATGCGGGGTCTTTTTGATAGAGAATTTATCTGTAATTATCCAGGTAAGTTATTTTAAATATACAAAGAGACGGTTTGGCGAAGGCAGAAGGATTTTCCTGATGTCGCCTTTACACCATCATTATCAGAAAAAAGGATACCATGAGGCTAAAATCGTAACGCGGTTTTGGATTATCGGAATCTTACTGGCTATCATCACTATCATCACTTTAAAACTGCGGTAA
- the murG gene encoding undecaprenyldiphospho-muramoylpentapeptide beta-N-acetylglucosaminyltransferase gives MEPTRVIISGGGTGGHIFPAISIANALKRMEPECEILFVGATGRMEMEKVPAAGYKIVGLNISGIQRGSIIKNLGLPFKLFGSVRKAMQLISEFKPDVVVGVGGYASGPILYAASLKNIPYLIQEQNSYAGITNKWLGKKAAKVCVAFDGMDQFFPAERILKTGNPVRKDVVDILNKHHAGAELLKLDPLKKTILVTGGSLGAGTLNKSIEKHLPDLLREDVQVIWQTGKFYYKGIAERLGLDYHPNVRILEFLNKMDMAYAAADLMISRAGAGTIAELCLIKKPVILVPSPNVAEDHQTKNAMALVKHNAALLITDRSAEDTLVREALSLLKDKERCKTLAENIGEMALPDADNLIAQQVLNLAGREGLK, from the coding sequence ATGGAACCAACAAGAGTAATTATTTCGGGTGGCGGTACTGGCGGACATATTTTTCCAGCCATATCTATCGCCAATGCGCTAAAGCGTATGGAGCCTGAGTGCGAAATACTGTTTGTTGGCGCTACCGGTAGAATGGAGATGGAAAAGGTTCCTGCTGCCGGATATAAAATTGTTGGTTTAAATATTAGTGGTATCCAAAGAGGTTCTATTATTAAAAACCTTGGCCTGCCATTTAAACTTTTTGGAAGTGTTAGAAAGGCCATGCAATTGATCTCTGAGTTTAAACCGGATGTTGTTGTAGGGGTTGGTGGTTATGCATCAGGACCAATACTATATGCGGCATCATTAAAAAATATTCCTTACCTGATACAGGAGCAAAACTCTTATGCAGGTATAACCAATAAATGGCTGGGTAAAAAGGCTGCTAAAGTTTGTGTGGCTTTTGATGGCATGGATCAGTTTTTTCCTGCCGAGCGTATATTAAAAACCGGAAACCCGGTAAGGAAAGATGTTGTTGATATTTTAAACAAGCACCATGCTGGTGCAGAATTGTTAAAGCTTGATCCGCTTAAGAAAACAATACTGGTTACAGGTGGTAGCCTGGGTGCCGGTACTTTAAATAAAAGTATTGAAAAGCATTTGCCGGATTTGTTGAGAGAAGATGTGCAGGTGATATGGCAAACTGGTAAGTTCTATTATAAGGGAATTGCTGAACGCTTGGGTTTGGACTATCATCCAAATGTGCGTATTCTGGAGTTTCTGAATAAGATGGATATGGCTTATGCGGCTGCAGATCTGATGATATCGAGAGCGGGAGCTGGTACTATTGCAGAATTGTGTTTGATTAAAAAGCCGGTTATTCTTGTTCCTTCGCCTAATGTGGCAGAGGATCATCAGACGAAAAATGCCATGGCTTTAGTGAAACACAATGCAGCGCTGTTGATAACAGATCGATCTGCTGAAGATACCCTGGTTAGGGAGGCTTTATCGTTGCTAAAAGATAAAGAGCGGTGTAAAACACTTGCAGAGAATATCGGGGAGATGGCTTTGCCTGATGCCGATAACCTGATTGCGCAGCAGGTTTTAAATTTAGCAGGAAGGGAGGGATTAAAATAA
- the ftsA gene encoding cell division protein FtsA, producing MGKEKLTTQSPIVVGLDIGTTKICVIVGRRTQHGKIEVLGIGKAESAGVTRGVVSNIQKTVQGIAQAVELASGQSNVEIRVVNVGIAGQHIKSLQHRGILTRRELNNEIGKKDIDKLIDDMFKLVMPPGEEIIHVLPQEFTIDNEPGIKDPIGMAGVRLEANFHIISGQVTAVKNIMRCVTNAGLQTQELILEPLASSESVLSDEEKEAGVALVDIGGGTTDIAIFHEGIIRHTAVIPFGGNSVTEDIREGCSVMRNQAELLKTRFGSALAEENKENEIICVPGLRGREPKEISVKNLAYVIQARMEEIIEHVYYEIKSSGYEKKLIGGVVITGGGALLKHLSQLVEYVTGLDCRVGYPNEHLSKYEDMPKTIYDDLKSPMYATSVGLLIKGIQKAEELLEEMKQPGVFVERPKDKEKVKRSGGGLFDKLLAKTKDFIKDDMNVSDEDYIKP from the coding sequence ATGGGCAAAGAAAAATTAACCACTCAGTCTCCAATTGTAGTAGGATTGGATATTGGTACTACTAAGATCTGTGTGATCGTTGGTCGCAGAACACAACACGGAAAAATAGAAGTATTAGGTATAGGAAAAGCAGAATCCGCAGGGGTAACACGTGGTGTGGTATCCAATATCCAGAAAACAGTTCAGGGGATAGCTCAGGCGGTAGAACTTGCAAGTGGACAATCGAACGTCGAAATCCGCGTTGTTAATGTAGGTATTGCTGGCCAGCATATCAAAAGTTTACAACACCGAGGTATTTTGACCAGAAGAGAGCTGAATAATGAGATAGGAAAGAAAGACATTGACAAATTAATTGATGATATGTTCAAACTGGTTATGCCCCCAGGAGAAGAAATCATTCATGTATTGCCTCAAGAGTTTACTATCGACAATGAGCCAGGTATTAAAGATCCTATTGGAATGGCAGGAGTGCGTTTGGAAGCAAACTTCCACATCATTTCTGGTCAGGTAACTGCGGTAAAAAATATAATGAGATGCGTAACCAATGCAGGGTTGCAAACTCAGGAATTAATACTGGAGCCATTAGCTTCTTCGGAATCGGTGTTGAGCGATGAAGAGAAAGAGGCAGGTGTGGCTTTGGTTGATATAGGTGGTGGTACTACCGATATCGCTATTTTCCATGAGGGAATTATCCGCCATACAGCAGTTATTCCTTTTGGTGGCAACAGTGTAACTGAAGATATCAGAGAAGGATGTTCTGTGATGAGAAATCAGGCTGAGTTGCTGAAAACCCGTTTTGGTTCGGCATTGGCAGAAGAAAATAAAGAGAATGAGATTATTTGTGTTCCGGGATTGAGAGGAAGAGAACCTAAAGAGATTTCAGTGAAAAATCTTGCTTATGTAATCCAGGCCCGTATGGAGGAAATTATTGAGCATGTTTACTATGAAATTAAATCTTCAGGTTATGAGAAAAAACTAATCGGTGGAGTTGTAATTACCGGTGGTGGTGCTTTATTGAAACACTTGTCGCAGTTGGTAGAATATGTAACCGGATTAGATTGCCGTGTTGGATATCCGAATGAGCATTTGTCAAAATATGAAGACATGCCTAAAACCATCTATGATGATTTGAAAAGCCCAATGTATGCAACCAGTGTTGGTTTATTAATTAAAGGGATACAAAAAGCTGAGGAGTTACTTGAAGAAATGAAGCAGCCGGGAGTATTTGTAGAACGACCAAAAGATAAAGAGAAAGTGAAGCGTTCTGGTGGTGGATTGTTTGATAAACTCCTTGCAAAAACAAAGGATTTTATCAAAGACGACATGAATGTAAGTGACGAAGATTATATAAAACCGTAA
- a CDS encoding FtsW/RodA/SpoVE family cell cycle protein: protein MVAINKILDKTKGDRWIWLIIILLSLISVLVVYSSTSTLAFKRGVGVEKLLLTKHVIFVLIGIAMIYIAHLLDYRYYAGISKVLMVITIPLLVYTLIFGANVNDASRWVKIPLIGLTFQTSDLAKLALITFLARMLTRKQENIKDVKEAFIPIMGSVCVVFVLIAWANMSTALMLFGVSILLLIIGRISIKQIMMVCAGGFVLLLFVAFLGPRREVYKSRIETYMHPERQNSDKTFQSDHSKIALASGGVFGKGPGNSIEKNFLPHPYSDFVFAMIIEEYGTIGGIIVMSLYLVLLYRCIKIVTRAPKAFGALLAAGLSFSLTIQAFANMAVAVGLGPVTGVPLPLVSMGGTSLLFTSIAFGIILSVSKDVEENSSKKVIVGEIPAMA, encoded by the coding sequence ATGGTTGCAATAAACAAAATTCTGGACAAAACAAAAGGAGATCGCTGGATTTGGCTGATCATCATTTTGTTGTCGCTTATTTCGGTTTTGGTAGTATACAGTTCTACCAGTACCCTGGCATTTAAGCGCGGTGTAGGAGTTGAAAAATTATTGCTTACCAAACACGTGATATTTGTGCTGATAGGGATTGCGATGATTTATATAGCGCATCTTTTGGATTACAGATACTATGCCGGGATTTCAAAAGTGCTGATGGTGATTACCATACCATTGCTGGTGTATACGCTGATTTTTGGAGCTAACGTAAATGATGCTTCCAGGTGGGTTAAAATACCGTTGATCGGTTTAACATTTCAGACTTCGGATTTGGCTAAACTGGCTTTAATTACATTTTTAGCAAGGATGCTGACGCGTAAACAGGAGAATATTAAAGATGTTAAAGAAGCATTTATCCCAATTATGGGTTCTGTTTGTGTGGTGTTTGTGTTGATTGCATGGGCAAATATGTCGACAGCTTTAATGCTTTTTGGTGTGAGTATCTTACTGTTGATTATAGGTCGGATTAGTATTAAGCAGATCATGATGGTGTGTGCCGGTGGTTTTGTGCTTTTACTTTTTGTAGCCTTTTTAGGTCCACGTAGGGAAGTGTACAAATCGCGTATTGAAACTTATATGCATCCGGAGCGTCAGAATTCTGATAAGACATTTCAGTCTGACCACTCAAAGATTGCTTTGGCTTCTGGTGGGGTTTTTGGTAAAGGACCCGGAAATAGTATTGAAAAGAACTTTTTGCCGCACCCGTATTCTGATTTTGTATTTGCCATGATCATTGAAGAGTATGGAACTATAGGGGGGATAATTGTAATGTCGCTTTATCTGGTACTGCTATATAGGTGTATAAAGATTGTAACCCGGGCGCCAAAAGCATTTGGGGCATTGCTGGCGGCAGGTTTAAGTTTTAGTTTAACCATACAGGCCTTTGCAAATATGGCTGTTGCAGTTGGTTTGGGCCCGGTTACGGGTGTGCCTTTGCCATTGGTAAGTATGGGTGGTACCTCTCTGTTATTTACAAGTATTGCATTTGGAATAATATTGAGTGTAAGTAAAGACGTGGAAGAGAATAGTAGTAAGAAAGTAATTGTAGGCGAAATACCTGCAATGGCATAA
- the murD gene encoding UDP-N-acetylmuramoyl-L-alanine--D-glutamate ligase codes for MEKGRIVILGAGESGVGAAMLAQKQGFDVFVSDFGAIATQYKEILEELRVDFEEKQHTVEKILSAVEVIKSPGIPDKAPIIKDIKKKGIPVVSEIEFAKRYTNAKTICITGSNGKTTTTMLTYHALKKAGFNVGLGGNIGHSFAALVATAEYDWYVLELSSFMLDDMHEFKADIAVLLNITPDHLDRYDYKLGNYAASKMRITQNQTADDVFIYCADDPETLKVLKTTNVSSKMYPFSIRKKMESGAYLESNIIHINIHLNDELTMSISELALQGKHNIYNSMASGIVAKVLDIRNTSIRESMGDFKNIEHRLEHVAKISGVDYINDSKATNVNSTWYALESVGTDVILIMGGVDKGNDYTMLKDMVHQKVKAIICLGKDNKRIHEAFEEDVEIIVNTFSAHEAVQVAYHLAKKGDTVLLSPACASFDLFKNYEDRGNQFKTAVKEL; via the coding sequence ATGGAAAAGGGTAGAATTGTAATTCTTGGTGCAGGAGAAAGTGGGGTTGGAGCAGCAATGCTGGCGCAGAAACAGGGTTTTGATGTTTTTGTGTCGGACTTTGGGGCTATAGCCACGCAGTATAAAGAGATTTTAGAGGAATTGCGGGTTGACTTTGAAGAGAAACAACATACTGTCGAAAAAATATTGAGCGCAGTAGAAGTGATAAAAAGTCCGGGAATACCTGATAAGGCCCCGATTATAAAAGACATTAAGAAAAAAGGGATTCCGGTGGTTTCGGAAATTGAATTTGCAAAAAGGTATACCAATGCGAAAACAATATGTATTACCGGATCGAACGGTAAAACAACCACCACTATGCTTACCTACCATGCTTTAAAGAAAGCAGGATTTAATGTTGGCCTTGGCGGAAATATTGGGCATAGCTTTGCCGCACTGGTAGCAACAGCTGAATACGACTGGTATGTGCTGGAACTTTCGAGCTTTATGCTGGATGACATGCATGAGTTTAAGGCTGATATAGCCGTACTATTGAATATTACACCTGACCATTTGGATAGGTACGATTATAAACTTGGGAATTATGCTGCATCGAAAATGCGGATAACCCAAAATCAGACAGCTGATGATGTTTTCATTTACTGCGCTGATGACCCCGAAACTTTAAAAGTTTTAAAAACAACGAACGTAAGTTCAAAAATGTATCCCTTCTCTATTCGTAAAAAGATGGAGAGCGGCGCATACCTGGAAAGCAATATCATACACATAAATATACACCTAAACGACGAATTAACCATGTCTATTTCAGAGTTAGCCCTTCAGGGCAAGCATAATATTTACAACTCTATGGCTTCGGGCATAGTGGCCAAAGTATTAGACATTCGCAATACTTCCATCCGCGAGAGTATGGGAGATTTTAAGAATATTGAACACAGGCTGGAACATGTGGCAAAGATTTCGGGTGTAGATTACATCAACGATTCTAAAGCCACCAATGTGAATTCGACCTGGTATGCTTTAGAAAGTGTAGGGACCGACGTGATTCTGATTATGGGTGGCGTTGATAAGGGTAATGATTATACTATGCTTAAGGATATGGTGCACCAGAAGGTGAAAGCTATTATATGCTTAGGTAAAGATAATAAGCGTATTCATGAAGCTTTTGAAGAGGATGTGGAGATTATAGTGAATACTTTTTCTGCTCATGAAGCGGTACAGGTGGCTTATCATCTGGCTAAAAAAGGTGATACAGTATTATTATCGCCGGCATGTGCAAGCTTTGATTTGTTTAAAAATTACGAAGACAGAGGTAATCAATTTAAGACTGCTGTTAAAGAATTATAA